One window of Methanobacterium alkalithermotolerans genomic DNA carries:
- a CDS encoding cache domain-containing protein, whose amino-acid sequence MDKLEGIIFIIIVLVAFSGFTYQETQINEKKDDLLIYVNAAVMLIENEGPGAFSQFYTPEWFKGDKYIFIWRMDGVRLVYPPEPEKINQDIE is encoded by the coding sequence ATGGATAAATTAGAGGGAATTATTTTTATAATCATCGTCCTGGTGGCTTTTTCTGGCTTTACCTACCAGGAAACACAAATTAATGAAAAAAAGGATGATCTTTTAATCTATGTTAATGCGGCGGTTATGCTAATAGAAAATGAAGGGCCAGGAGCATTTTCTCAATTTTATACTCCCGAATGGTTTAAAGGAGATAAATATATCTTTATCTGGAGAATGGATGGGGTAAGATTGGTCTATCCTCCAGAACCAGAGAAAATTAACCAGGATATTGAGTAA
- a CDS encoding nucleotidyltransferase domain-containing protein, translating into MNKKDSPIIINLIEKGIASTSISQLSKDIEIDYKTVYEIVKRLEKEDIITLEKFGKAYNVILNKKNHPIIFEAEYKRRETLLKNPDFKILYHKLNNLPFPFIGLIFGSQAKNDAHPRSDIDLLIICEQNRENEFESLISLLPLNIDLNIFNFEEFISMIKNKEFTVVSEAINNNIILVGIEEYYRMLEHAK; encoded by the coding sequence ATGAATAAAAAGGATTCCCCCATTATCATTAATTTAATTGAAAAAGGCATAGCTTCAACTAGCATCAGCCAATTATCTAAAGACATAGAAATTGATTATAAAACAGTCTATGAAATCGTAAAAAGATTAGAAAAAGAAGACATAATTACTTTAGAAAAGTTTGGTAAAGCATATAATGTTATTTTAAATAAAAAAAACCATCCTATTATTTTTGAAGCTGAATATAAAAGAAGAGAAACATTGCTTAAAAATCCAGATTTTAAAATTCTCTACCATAAACTAAATAATCTTCCTTTCCCGTTCATTGGCTTGATTTTTGGATCGCAAGCTAAAAATGATGCACATCCCAGATCAGATATTGATCTTTTAATAATATGTGAACAAAATAGAGAAAATGAATTTGAAAGCCTAATTTCATTATTACCTCTGAATATTGACCTGAATATCTTTAATTTTGAAGAATTTATATCCATGATTAAAAATAAAGAATTTACGGTGGTATCTGAAGCCATAAATAATAATATAATATTAGTAGGCATTGAGGAATATTACAGGATGTTAGAACATGCAAAATAA
- a CDS encoding PD-(D/E)XK nuclease family protein, translating into MTLSVRSKPYIIPEYSLTGDLLAFLTCGLQYRYQNKGTLPPSMPIQLWFGEFIHGVLEEAYLQWRDHNLKEFPWDWEKEIRPIEMLIDKRMRARGLNPPSNLFCPYNEEGHKQGFCMDLNHPHKLVASQRAEAAINTWGPHLFPLITSAEVRLKGIRDMPHYQEGFSRSNYYGITGIVDVISSVNLEVHSSSNLLVKFLEEDPLFKEKVQALDSKEYEIIMDYKGMKRAPLSSSTWDYHKWQILTYAWLRSRQEESSPVVKGILFYINELVPFTKDMQDIKEDVVGENTDIIPQGNDLKKILKWKTNNPPPRLSEEFKTRRSLRLVDVKPDSVHRSLGEFDQVVDEIENCLLKEIKGKGIQNSWEARPEARTCDACDFRTFCNNPDPLSQKPTVP; encoded by the coding sequence ATGACGCTATCGGTACGCTCTAAACCCTACATCATCCCGGAATACAGTTTAACTGGTGATTTATTAGCATTTCTTACCTGCGGATTACAGTACCGTTACCAGAATAAGGGAACCCTACCACCTTCTATGCCTATCCAGTTGTGGTTTGGGGAGTTTATCCATGGGGTCTTAGAAGAAGCCTACCTCCAGTGGCGTGATCATAACTTAAAAGAATTCCCCTGGGACTGGGAAAAAGAAATCCGACCCATAGAAATGCTAATTGATAAGAGAATGCGGGCCCGGGGTCTAAACCCTCCTTCTAATTTATTCTGTCCCTACAATGAGGAGGGTCATAAACAAGGTTTTTGCATGGATTTAAACCATCCCCATAAATTAGTAGCAAGTCAACGAGCAGAAGCCGCTATAAATACCTGGGGACCTCATCTTTTTCCTTTAATAACCAGTGCCGAGGTAAGATTAAAGGGTATAAGGGATATGCCCCACTACCAAGAGGGTTTTAGCCGATCTAATTACTATGGCATCACCGGTATTGTGGATGTGATCAGCTCAGTTAATTTGGAAGTGCACTCTTCTTCTAATCTTTTAGTTAAATTTTTAGAAGAAGATCCTTTATTTAAAGAAAAAGTCCAAGCCCTGGATAGTAAAGAGTATGAGATTATCATGGATTATAAGGGTATGAAGCGGGCCCCTTTGAGTTCTTCTACTTGGGATTATCATAAGTGGCAGATACTAACCTATGCCTGGTTAAGGTCCCGGCAAGAAGAATCCTCCCCAGTAGTAAAAGGGATCCTATTTTATATAAACGAACTAGTACCCTTCACCAAGGATATGCAGGATATTAAAGAGGATGTTGTTGGTGAGAATACCGATATAATCCCTCAGGGTAATGATTTAAAAAAAATTTTAAAGTGGAAAACTAATAACCCACCACCCCGGTTATCAGAGGAATTTAAAACCAGAAGATCCTTAAGGTTGGTGGATGTAAAACCTGATTCTGTGCACCGTTCTCTTGGAGAATTTGATCAGGTGGTGGATGAAATTGAAAACTGCCTTTTAAAAGAAATAAAGGGTAAGGGTATTCAAAACTCCTGGGAGGCTCGACCGGAGGCTCGGACTTGTGATGCATGTGATTTTAGGACTTTTTGTAATAATCCAGATCCTTTGTCTCAGAAGCCTACTGTTCCTTGA
- a CDS encoding DEAD/DEAH box helicase, which produces MLDWSEYEKIVTQILDRKISHNENPPQNQAISSPKNQSLFLVAGPGSGKTTVMVLKILKFILVDDVPPASILATTFTRKAASELRSRILSWGDEIRQYLLNDKQYSNIHPKLKNLDFNQIITGTLDSISEDVLRTHRDPGSPPPVVIEDFVASALMMRVGLFKEDRYHVKDLKEFLVDLRGTSFKFNVAEMAKLLLEIKDHIYYDQVDFEKLKKEETALGPQLAFKAIEDYIQELDSRFLYDFAMLEAKFLRVLKEGKLEDFLSQLKLVLVDEYQDTNLLQEQIYFQFAQAALKNGGSITVVGDDDQSLYHFRGATVDLFTNFKTRIQDQLGIEVGLINLSKNYRSTKNIVNLCNYFAQLDPHFQEVRVDSKPLIEAARNPKHIDFPILGMFRPSVDILAYDLSRFIKKVIQGEGVNIQYKGGNLLIKAHPQEGSAADISILCSSPLERNASGKKRLPLHLREQLMRNPSMEVFNPRGEDLERVKEAQILCGLILECLDPESVFENDIEKLPLAARKNFHTWRKEAHKFIETSPKPQKPVSLAQFVEAWQKRQPLGRKSWIREVTVMELAYKLVTWIKPLQEDVEGLVYLEAVTRTIAQTGLFSSFGGEIIFDSKIPELEQKSIEDAMWNIMVPLATGAIEVDENLLDTLPSNRISIMSVHQAKGLEFPLVVVDVGSEFRINHHTQAFKRYPQDGGKSSNLEDFLRKYSPLGTPPRSPRDRAFDDLFRLYFVSYSRAQDVLLLVGLNSVMEGYQNGKQIPNVATGWDRNLNWPGLKDIIFI; this is translated from the coding sequence ATGTTAGATTGGAGTGAATACGAAAAAATAGTAACCCAAATATTAGATCGAAAAATCAGCCACAATGAAAACCCACCCCAAAACCAAGCCATCTCCTCACCTAAAAACCAATCCTTATTCCTAGTAGCCGGCCCAGGTAGTGGTAAAACCACAGTCATGGTCTTAAAAATTCTTAAATTTATTTTAGTAGATGATGTTCCACCAGCCAGCATCCTAGCCACCACTTTCACTAGAAAAGCAGCATCAGAACTACGATCCCGCATACTATCCTGGGGAGATGAAATCAGACAATACCTACTAAATGACAAACAATACTCAAATATCCACCCTAAACTAAAAAACCTAGATTTTAATCAAATCATCACTGGAACCTTGGATAGTATCTCTGAAGACGTTTTAAGAACCCACCGGGATCCTGGTTCTCCTCCACCAGTAGTTATTGAAGATTTTGTAGCCTCAGCCTTGATGATGCGGGTAGGATTATTTAAAGAGGACCGTTATCACGTAAAAGATTTAAAAGAATTTCTAGTTGATCTTCGCGGTACAAGTTTTAAATTCAATGTAGCAGAGATGGCCAAACTACTACTCGAAATAAAGGACCATATTTATTACGATCAAGTTGATTTTGAAAAGCTTAAAAAAGAAGAAACTGCTTTAGGTCCCCAATTAGCCTTTAAGGCTATTGAAGATTATATCCAGGAATTAGATTCTCGTTTTTTATATGATTTTGCCATGTTAGAAGCAAAGTTCTTAAGAGTATTAAAAGAGGGTAAGTTAGAGGATTTCTTATCCCAATTAAAACTTGTTTTAGTAGATGAGTATCAGGATACTAATCTCCTACAAGAGCAGATTTACTTTCAATTTGCCCAGGCCGCCCTTAAAAATGGGGGTAGTATCACCGTGGTAGGGGATGATGATCAATCCTTGTATCACTTTAGAGGAGCTACCGTGGATTTATTTACTAATTTTAAAACTCGGATCCAGGATCAATTAGGAATAGAAGTAGGTTTAATTAATTTATCTAAAAATTATCGCTCCACTAAAAACATTGTGAACTTATGTAACTACTTTGCCCAGTTAGATCCCCACTTTCAGGAGGTTCGAGTAGATAGTAAACCTTTAATTGAAGCAGCCCGAAATCCAAAGCACATTGATTTTCCCATATTAGGCATGTTCCGACCAAGTGTAGATATATTAGCCTATGATTTAAGTCGTTTTATTAAAAAAGTAATCCAGGGGGAAGGTGTGAATATTCAATATAAGGGAGGAAATCTTTTAATTAAAGCCCATCCCCAAGAGGGTTCAGCTGCAGACATATCCATACTATGTAGTTCTCCTCTAGAGCGAAATGCTAGTGGAAAAAAACGATTGCCTTTACATTTAAGGGAGCAGTTAATGCGTAACCCATCTATGGAGGTATTTAATCCCCGAGGAGAGGACTTAGAAAGGGTAAAAGAAGCCCAAATTTTATGTGGTTTGATATTAGAATGTTTGGATCCAGAGAGTGTTTTTGAAAATGATATAGAAAAATTACCCTTAGCTGCCCGGAAAAATTTCCATACCTGGCGAAAAGAAGCCCATAAATTTATAGAAACAAGTCCTAAACCCCAAAAACCGGTTTCTTTAGCCCAATTTGTAGAAGCCTGGCAAAAAAGACAGCCCTTAGGTCGAAAGTCTTGGATAAGAGAAGTAACGGTTATGGAGTTAGCTTATAAGTTAGTTACTTGGATTAAACCTTTACAAGAAGATGTGGAAGGCTTAGTATACTTAGAAGCGGTTACCCGTACCATTGCCCAGACCGGACTCTTTAGTAGTTTTGGAGGGGAAATCATCTTTGATAGTAAGATCCCGGAACTAGAACAAAAATCTATTGAAGATGCTATGTGGAATATTATGGTGCCTCTGGCCACCGGGGCTATTGAGGTGGATGAAAACTTACTAGACACCTTACCCTCTAACCGGATTAGTATCATGTCGGTGCATCAAGCTAAGGGTTTAGAGTTTCCCTTGGTGGTGGTGGATGTGGGATCTGAATTTAGAATAAATCACCACACCCAGGCCTTTAAACGTTATCCCCAAGATGGAGGTAAATCCTCCAATTTAGAGGATTTTTTAAGAAAATATTCACCCCTGGGAACACCACCTAGAAGCCCGCGGGATAGGGCCTTTGATGACTTATTCCGTTTATATTTTGTATCTTACAGTCGGGCTCAAGATGTGCTCCTCTTGGTGGGACTTAATAGTGTGATGGAAGGATACCAAAATGGTAAACAAATACCTAATGTGGCCACTGGTTGGGATAGAAACTTGAATTGGCCTGGATTAAAGGATATAATATTTATTTAA
- a CDS encoding DUF2357 domain-containing protein, whose amino-acid sequence MQQEIIIPLEDQYNNPLGNLSIISLTEVEFNSEFEINNIQYKNVPQVEIPDNTTPIQYCSHLGKHHFAPLMFLEETHYQVLFESKKEESVKFTVLPHLSNSHTNYNPFEPLRFQMDDEHSYRCAGTLNFRSYVGKSFLDVKKDSVRSKSIPIEVRSKKIKYYDQYPAMIADLSEICSALIYELKSPLFQDFNLDYKKKSTLYEDFMLLEYLFRKENLPATYEYLIRNLYSHLDSYQEMVPATYASSVGPGEIIQFLSNGAHLYQSKNTPSHWPIKLKNYMPHNIHQINYQDSVDTPENRFFKYFLESLDILILDLIKKSKEGYVKDKLCDYSDEVGYYLSSKWLKDVGKMEYAPLNSQVLQKREGYRDILKYFLSLELSFRLSWEEISDNFKGYERKLSELYEYWCYFKLLEVLNKLSNKKLDFADIFELNKDEWSINIKKGEKSAQIFNIEVEGRKVKVKLMYNRLFSRNTRKKSYSLPFRPDYSLLIDLDGNIFFIHFDAKYRSEVEVLDFYEKIGSEEQKIFHDLKEANKRDAEEERLHKFKNGDIYKMHTYKDAILKTEGAYVLYPGSREGLFNVVPGEPIPSVGAFPLNPGDNEKEKYDLGDFITAVLLNLINRWGLEI is encoded by the coding sequence ATGCAGCAGGAAATTATCATACCACTAGAGGATCAATATAATAATCCCCTGGGAAATTTGAGTATTATTAGTTTAACTGAGGTAGAATTTAATAGTGAATTTGAAATCAATAATATTCAGTATAAGAATGTGCCTCAAGTAGAAATACCAGATAATACAACCCCTATCCAATATTGTTCCCATTTAGGTAAGCATCACTTTGCACCTTTAATGTTTTTAGAGGAGACTCATTATCAAGTATTATTTGAGTCTAAAAAAGAAGAATCAGTTAAATTCACGGTGCTACCTCATCTAAGTAATAGCCATACTAATTATAATCCTTTTGAGCCTTTAAGGTTCCAGATGGATGATGAGCATTCTTATAGGTGTGCTGGAACCTTGAATTTTAGAAGTTATGTGGGTAAATCCTTTTTAGATGTTAAAAAAGATTCAGTTAGATCTAAATCTATTCCAATTGAGGTTAGATCAAAAAAGATTAAGTATTATGATCAGTACCCGGCTATGATTGCTGATTTATCTGAAATTTGTTCTGCTTTAATCTATGAACTTAAATCTCCCTTATTTCAAGATTTTAATCTAGACTATAAAAAAAAGAGCACTTTATATGAGGATTTCATGCTCTTAGAATATTTATTTAGAAAAGAGAATTTACCTGCTACCTATGAGTATTTAATCCGAAACTTATACTCCCACTTGGATAGTTACCAGGAGATGGTACCAGCAACTTATGCCTCTAGTGTTGGTCCAGGGGAAATTATCCAATTTTTATCCAATGGGGCCCATCTGTATCAATCTAAAAATACGCCTTCCCATTGGCCGATAAAATTAAAAAATTATATGCCCCATAATATCCATCAGATTAACTACCAAGATAGTGTGGATACACCTGAAAACCGGTTTTTTAAGTATTTTTTAGAGTCCCTGGATATTTTGATTCTGGATTTAATTAAAAAATCTAAGGAAGGTTATGTTAAAGATAAATTATGTGATTATAGTGATGAGGTGGGTTATTATCTATCTTCTAAGTGGTTAAAAGATGTAGGTAAAATGGAATATGCTCCCTTAAATTCACAGGTCCTGCAAAAAAGAGAAGGTTACCGGGATATCCTCAAATATTTCCTGAGCTTAGAACTATCATTTAGATTATCCTGGGAGGAAATAAGTGATAATTTCAAAGGCTATGAACGAAAACTCAGTGAATTATACGAGTACTGGTGTTACTTCAAGCTCCTAGAAGTACTAAATAAACTTTCTAATAAAAAATTAGACTTTGCAGATATTTTTGAATTAAATAAAGATGAGTGGTCTATAAATATCAAGAAGGGTGAAAAATCAGCCCAGATATTTAATATAGAGGTTGAAGGTAGGAAAGTTAAAGTTAAGTTAATGTATAATCGTTTATTTTCCAGGAATACCAGAAAAAAATCTTATTCACTCCCTTTTAGACCAGATTATTCTTTATTAATTGATTTAGATGGTAATATATTTTTTATCCACTTTGATGCTAAGTATCGCTCGGAAGTGGAAGTCCTTGATTTTTATGAGAAGATTGGATCAGAAGAACAAAAAATATTCCATGATTTAAAAGAGGCAAATAAAAGGGACGCTGAGGAAGAAAGACTCCATAAATTTAAAAATGGGGATATTTACAAGATGCATACCTATAAGGATGCTATTTTAAAAACTGAAGGGGCCTATGTGCTTTATCCTGGTTCCCGGGAGGGACTTTTTAATGTGGTTCCTGGTGAGCCTATACCTTCTGTTGGAGCTTTTCCTTTAAATCCAGGCGATAATGAAAAAGAAAAATATGATTTGGGAGATTTTATTACAGCTGTATTATTGAATTTGATAAATCGTTGGGGATTAGAAATATAG
- a CDS encoding MrcB family domain-containing protein, which produces MQKLRLGGVIILRDYFDQILKNYLSAKERNFTGNPLAKLLREDVPKFLKNVINNDFIVTGSPGKGNWTNLPWVGIFNPHITKTAQSGYYIVYLFREDMKGFYLSLNQGVTEIRNKYGNNKAREYLLNNSKSFREKIDNNLDYDNQFEKSINLGTGNYAPFYEAGNIYAKYYSADVLPSDDEFISDLNDFIEIYDFLANTKPDKLLRVVEDEADIRKYQELFSKSIIDLSNEDYLMSVGFPGGQEEAEKTYWSDKLNMWIQSFEIEESRYWNGFGLEKPEPPKSSNIVCEINFPIKDINRRVAGVFAKDENDDIYVLHRGKLGGTFGKKDFEERYEGDWTLVQDGDQKTNMVLIGKLNDPKLPYNVRNFVLEVNKIKYGDDEITKDDSEEIIGEGLESKFHNYLLNKGYLFPPETIENYLLSLKVKPFVILTGNSGTGKTKLAQLFAQYVSTNKPKAQSIKTSVKVGKSSNSGGWSLKRDDVNDLIQIDDIEGQYNIKVDDIPATGKLNILTRIFYNDENQELKNHLSHLAKDDPQKRIDLEIELPSTENLQYKIIPVGANWTENRHILGFYNLITESYQKTPSLELILDAQKVENSNLPHFLILDEMNLSHVERYFADFLSALESGETIPLHSQEDKIINELKIPKNLLVVGTVNVDETTYMFSPKVLDRANTLEFETYSARNYMKNITKLETLKGNTEYLENPLQDMEVRNYDINKLGQVLGDIQTPDGNKLWEILGDELENFQEALKKAGFDFGFRVINEILRFMYVAWKYEKQPSKWINWERYFDAQIKQKMLPKLHGSERVLGEVIQELSKLCLDNQDEVRFPNSYKKLKEMEKVLFEQRYVSFIN; this is translated from the coding sequence ATACAAAAATTAAGATTAGGGGGAGTAATTATATTAAGAGATTATTTTGATCAAATACTAAAAAATTATCTTTCAGCAAAAGAAAGAAATTTCACAGGAAATCCTTTAGCCAAACTATTGCGTGAGGATGTTCCAAAATTTCTAAAAAATGTAATTAATAACGATTTTATAGTTACTGGATCTCCTGGGAAAGGTAACTGGACCAATTTACCCTGGGTTGGTATTTTTAATCCCCACATCACCAAAACCGCCCAGTCAGGTTATTACATTGTATACTTATTCCGAGAAGATATGAAAGGATTCTATTTATCCTTAAACCAAGGTGTAACTGAGATTCGGAACAAATATGGCAATAATAAAGCTAGAGAATATCTTTTAAACAATTCTAAATCGTTTAGAGAAAAAATTGATAATAACTTAGATTATGATAATCAATTCGAAAAATCTATTAATTTAGGTACTGGAAATTATGCTCCTTTTTATGAGGCAGGAAATATTTATGCCAAATATTATTCTGCAGATGTTTTACCCTCTGATGATGAGTTTATATCTGATTTGAATGATTTTATTGAAATTTATGATTTTTTAGCCAATACTAAACCAGATAAGTTACTACGTGTTGTAGAAGATGAAGCTGATATTCGAAAATACCAAGAACTATTTTCGAAATCTATTATTGATTTATCAAACGAGGACTACCTGATGAGTGTAGGCTTCCCTGGAGGGCAAGAAGAAGCTGAAAAAACATATTGGTCTGATAAATTAAATATGTGGATCCAAAGTTTTGAAATTGAAGAAAGTAGGTATTGGAATGGTTTTGGCCTAGAAAAACCAGAACCCCCCAAGAGTTCTAATATTGTATGTGAAATCAATTTCCCTATAAAAGACATTAATCGAAGAGTGGCCGGTGTATTTGCCAAAGATGAAAATGATGACATTTATGTTCTTCACCGGGGGAAATTAGGTGGAACTTTTGGTAAAAAAGATTTTGAAGAAAGATATGAGGGTGATTGGACTTTAGTCCAAGATGGGGATCAAAAAACGAATATGGTACTTATTGGGAAATTAAACGATCCTAAATTACCATATAATGTTCGTAATTTTGTATTAGAGGTTAATAAAATTAAGTATGGGGATGATGAAATAACTAAAGATGACTCTGAAGAGATTATTGGAGAAGGATTAGAATCAAAATTTCACAATTACCTCCTAAATAAAGGCTATTTATTCCCCCCAGAAACCATTGAAAACTACCTACTATCCCTTAAAGTCAAGCCCTTTGTGATCCTTACGGGTAATTCAGGAACCGGTAAAACTAAGTTGGCACAACTATTTGCCCAGTATGTTTCAACCAACAAACCAAAAGCCCAAAGTATTAAAACCAGTGTTAAGGTAGGTAAATCATCAAATAGTGGTGGATGGTCCTTGAAAAGGGATGATGTAAACGATTTAATCCAAATAGATGATATCGAAGGCCAATATAATATCAAAGTTGATGATATACCTGCTACAGGAAAATTAAATATTTTAACTAGAATTTTTTATAATGACGAAAACCAGGAATTAAAAAACCACTTATCACATTTGGCAAAAGATGACCCTCAAAAAAGAATAGACTTGGAAATTGAACTTCCATCCACAGAAAACCTACAATACAAAATAATCCCTGTAGGTGCCAATTGGACCGAAAATAGACACATTTTAGGTTTCTATAACTTAATAACCGAAAGCTATCAAAAAACTCCTTCTTTAGAATTAATTTTAGATGCCCAGAAAGTAGAAAACTCTAATTTACCTCATTTTCTTATTTTAGATGAGATGAATTTATCCCATGTGGAACGCTATTTTGCTGATTTTTTATCTGCTCTAGAAAGTGGAGAAACCATCCCCTTACATAGCCAAGAAGATAAGATTATAAATGAATTAAAAATCCCAAAAAACCTCCTGGTGGTAGGAACGGTTAATGTGGATGAAACCACTTACATGTTCTCTCCCAAGGTCCTGGACCGTGCTAATACCCTGGAATTTGAAACCTATTCAGCTAGAAATTATATGAAAAATATAACAAAGCTTGAAACTTTAAAAGGGAATACTGAGTATTTAGAAAACCCTCTCCAGGACATGGAAGTTAGAAATTATGATATTAATAAACTAGGCCAAGTTTTAGGAGATATCCAAACCCCTGATGGTAATAAATTATGGGAGATATTAGGGGATGAATTAGAAAACTTCCAAGAAGCCCTTAAAAAAGCAGGTTTTGATTTTGGATTCCGAGTAATAAATGAGATCCTAAGATTCATGTATGTGGCCTGGAAATATGAAAAACAACCATCAAAATGGATTAACTGGGAGCGCTACTTTGATGCCCAGATTAAACAAAAAATGCTCCCTAAGTTACATGGATCTGAACGGGTGTTAGGAGAAGTTATCCAGGAATTATCTAAATTGTGTTTAGATAACCAGGATGAAGTAAGATTCCCAAATTCCTATAAAAAGCTTAAAGAAATGGAAAAGGTGCTATTTGAGCAAAGATATGTGTCCTTTATAAATTAG
- a CDS encoding DUF6884 domain-containing protein: MKTLCIIPCGKTKIWDKYFNIGPNSAKEVYIGPFSTKCKQYAELFHPDDWCILSAKYGFLYPEDIVSGPYDVSFNSKKSNPISLKEPSIQIKDKNLDKYDSLVVLGGKNYNLIIKTIFENKKLSFPLEGCKGLGFMMKKINELISSKDQTGQ, translated from the coding sequence ATGAAAACATTATGTATCATACCCTGTGGAAAAACTAAAATATGGGATAAATATTTTAATATAGGACCAAATAGTGCTAAAGAAGTTTATATTGGCCCATTTTCAACTAAATGTAAACAATATGCAGAATTATTCCACCCGGATGATTGGTGCATATTATCTGCTAAATATGGATTTTTATATCCGGAGGATATAGTTTCAGGGCCCTATGATGTAAGTTTTAATTCTAAAAAATCTAATCCTATATCCTTAAAAGAGCCCTCTATTCAAATTAAAGATAAAAATCTAGATAAATATGATTCTTTGGTTGTCTTAGGTGGTAAAAACTACAACTTGATTATAAAAACTATTTTTGAAAATAAAAAACTTTCTTTTCCCTTGGAGGGATGTAAAGGCCTTGGTTTTATGATGAAAAAAATTAATGAGTTAATATCTAGTAAAGATCAGACGGGCCAATAA
- a CDS encoding DUF5655 domain-containing protein, with amino-acid sequence MLFSIEGEELKKINQIDFKLEKNIQKITEKNIGKIFGLDFVKSEFKLNDLRMDTLAFDKETKSFVIIEYKKSSNFSVIDQGYAYLALLLNNKADFILEYNESTDDFLGKNDVDWSQSRVIFISPKFTKYQRQAIEFKDLPIELWEVIRYENDTVLFNQLKAPKSSESITKVSSKSEIVKKVTDEVKVYTEEDHLKTTSDDVNELYNELKERIYSLGDTVEIRPTKYYIAYKSNTNFADLRIQKSQIKIWLNVRKGDLDDPKGITRDISNVGHWGNGDYEIKIKPESDLDYIMTIIRQSYEINS; translated from the coding sequence ATGTTATTTTCAATTGAAGGGGAAGAATTAAAGAAAATAAATCAAATTGATTTTAAATTAGAGAAAAATATTCAGAAAATAACTGAGAAAAATATAGGCAAAATTTTTGGTTTGGATTTCGTCAAATCTGAATTTAAGCTTAATGATTTACGGATGGACACTCTAGCCTTTGATAAAGAGACCAAATCATTTGTAATTATTGAATATAAAAAAAGTTCTAATTTTTCTGTAATTGATCAAGGCTATGCTTATCTTGCGCTTCTTCTAAATAATAAAGCAGATTTTATTTTAGAATATAATGAATCTACAGATGATTTTTTAGGTAAAAATGATGTGGACTGGTCTCAATCACGAGTGATATTTATTTCTCCTAAGTTTACAAAATACCAAAGACAAGCCATAGAATTCAAAGATTTACCCATAGAATTATGGGAAGTTATTAGATATGAAAATGATACAGTTCTTTTTAACCAATTAAAAGCCCCTAAATCAAGTGAGTCCATTACCAAGGTTAGCTCTAAAAGTGAAATTGTAAAAAAGGTTACTGATGAAGTAAAAGTGTATACTGAAGAGGACCATCTAAAAACCACATCAGATGATGTTAATGAATTATATAATGAATTAAAGGAAAGGATTTACAGTTTAGGTGATACTGTAGAGATTAGGCCTACAAAATATTATATTGCCTATAAATCTAACACTAACTTTGCAGATTTACGTATACAGAAAAGTCAGATTAAAATATGGCTGAATGTTCGGAAGGGTGATTTAGATGATCCTAAAGGTATCACTAGAGATATTTCTAATGTAGGTCATTGGGGAAATGGCGATTATGAAATAAAAATAAAACCTGAATCTGATTTGGATTACATAATGACCATTATTAGGCAATCTTATGAAATTAATTCTTAA
- a CDS encoding DUF1802 family protein, with protein sequence MESITKCLNEWNATLEALGKGKQTILIRKYNTSVDKFLLYPTTSYTMKDDFLKSFKKEYQSFAEKNALPKQNNGKSEVKYCATVEKVVEKPSTRIGSLNKYHIWTNDHVKSYLGSGKGYVWVLRVYELDEPVMLDRTRGLLYANVSEGVSLKGKPVLSDSEFNEIYGKIK encoded by the coding sequence ATGGAATCTATAACCAAATGTCTTAATGAATGGAATGCCACTTTAGAAGCACTGGGGAAGGGAAAACAAACCATTTTAATTAGAAAATATAACACCAGTGTAGATAAGTTCCTCTTATACCCCACCACCAGCTACACTATGAAAGATGATTTCCTAAAGAGCTTTAAAAAGGAATATCAATCCTTTGCTGAAAAAAATGCCCTTCCTAAGCAAAATAATGGTAAAAGTGAAGTAAAGTACTGCGCCACCGTAGAAAAAGTAGTAGAAAAACCTTCCACCAGGATTGGATCCTTAAATAAATATCATATCTGGACAAATGATCATGTTAAATCATATCTGGGTTCAGGTAAAGGTTATGTGTGGGTTCTGAGGGTTTATGAATTGGATGAACCGGTTATGTTAGATAGGACCCGGGGTTTACTGTATGCTAATGTAAGTGAAGGGGTTTCTTTGAAAGGTAAGCCTGTTTTAAGTGATTCTGAGTTTAATGAGATTTATGGGAAAATTAAATAA